The Alphaproteobacteria bacterium genomic interval GAAACCGGCAACGAAGTTGTGGGCCTGCGGGTTGGCGCCCGGTATCAACGCGACCGGCTTGCCTTGAAACAAGGTGGCGCCTTCGCGTGAATCCGGGGAAGCGCTTAACGGCCCGGAACCGGCATTCCCATTGAGCGGGTGCGCGGGAACGTAAGCGTTCTGCAGCCCGGCTTCCTGCAACGCGGCGTTTATATTCCGTATCGATGCCTCTTTAACGGACCCAACATCCGTTATGATGGTTGAGGGGGAAAGATATGCCCGCAGGGATTTTATGGCGTTGCCGAACTGGCTTATCGGCGTCGCGAGGATTGTGAGGTCTGAATCGGTGACCGCGTCGGGCGTGGTCGTAAACGTAATACCGCTTCCATCAACCCCCGCGCGATTGAGCGCTCGCGCGAAATCATTTTTAAGACGGGCATCCTGTTCAATGACGGCAATTGCGGCATGCGGATACTGTCTGCGTACCGCCATAACAAGGGATGTGCCGACTTGTCCGCCGCCAACAATTGTAATCTTTTTAATGTCTTCAACCATGTGCCCGGCCTTTAAAAAATCGGCATAATAATATCATATGCGTTTGAAAGTATTTGGCGCATGTTAACCATGCGTGCAAGGACGTATTTTTCTTGTTTTGTAACATGTTGTCACCATTGTTGATCCTGTGCCGGCTTGCCAGCCATGGGCAAATCAGACAGAAATGATCCCGGCCCCATTCGCGGAGTTGTTTTCATGTGCGGCATCGTAGGTATTTTGGCGCAGCGCCCTGTTGCGGGCCTTCTGGTCGAAGGCTTGCGGCGGCTGGAATATCGCGGCTATGACAGCGCCGGTATCGCCACATTGGTCAACGGCCATATCGGCCGCGCCCGCGCCGAAGGCAAGCTCAACAACCTTGCGGACAAGCTGGAAAAGACGCCGCTTGCCGGTACGGTCGGCATCGGGCACACGCGCTGGGCCACGCATGGCCGCCCGACCGAGGAAAACGCGCACCCGCACGCGACCGACCGGGTTGCGCTCGTGCACAACGGGATTATCGAAAACTACCGCGAGTTGCGCGACGAGCTGGCGGCCAAGCAGCATCGCTTCGTGTCCGACACCGATACGGAGACGGTCGCGCATCTGATCACCGATTATCTTGTGCAAGGCATGACGCCGCAGGAAGCGACGGCGGCGGCGCTGAAGCGGCTTGAAGGCGCCTTCGCGCTCGGGATCGTTTTTGCGGGCCATAAGGATTTGCTGATCGGCGCGCGGCGCGGCAGCCCGCTCGCGGTCGGCTATGGCAGCGAAAACGATGAAATGTATCTCGGGTCCGATGCCATGGCGCTCGCGCCGCTGACGCAGCGCATCAGTTATATGGAAGAGGGGGACTGGGTCGAGCTGCACCCCGGCAAGGCGATCGTGCATGATTGCGACGATAAAATCGTTGAACGCAAGATCATGCAAACCGCACTTTCAGGCGCCGTTGTGGGCAAGGGGCAGTACCGCCACTTCATGCTCAAGGAAATATTCGAGCAACCGGCGGTGATCGGCGATACCGTGCATGCGCTGGTGACGGCGGACAACAAGCTTTCGCTGCCCGCCATGCCGTTCGATTGGAAAGATATTCCGCGCCTTACCATCATCGGCTGCGGCACCGCCTATTATGCCGGCAAGGTCGCCAAATACTGGTTCGAGCAAATCGCCCGCCTGCCGACCGAAATCGATATCGCGTCGGAATTCCGCTACCGCGAAGCCTTGCTCGCGCCGGGCGGCGTGACGGTCGCCATTACGCAATCAGGCGAAACCGCCGATACGCTCGCGGCACTGAATTTCGCCAAGAAGGAAAACCAGAAGATCCTTTCCATCGTCAACGTGCCGCACAGCACGATCGCGCGGCAATCCGATATCGTGGTGCCCACACTGGCGGGGCCGGAAATCGGCGTCGCGTCCACCAAGGCGTTCACGACCCAGCTTACGGTGCTGCTGTGTCTTGCCATTGGTGCGGCGCAGGCGCGCGGCGCGATAACACCCGAACGCGCCACGGCGCTATTGCGGGGCCTGCGCGAGATGCCCGCCAAGGTGAACGAGATTTTGCAGCATCACGACAAGCTGCAGCAGTTCGCGCACGAGCTGGCGGAGGCGCACGATGTGCTTTATCTGGGCCGCGGGCCGCTTTACCCCATCGCGCTCGAGGGCGCGCTGAAGTTGAAAGAAGTTTCCTATATCCATGCCGAAGGCTATGCGTCAGGCGAAATGAAGCACGGGCCCATTGCGTTGATCGATGAAAGCGTGCCGATTGTGATGATGGCGCCGAAGGATGCGCTGTTTGAAAAGACCGTTTCCAATCTTGAAGAAGTGCGGGCGCGCGGCGCCAGGACGCTAGTGTTTGGCGACAAGGCGGCGATGGACAGGCTGGCGGGAAAATCAAACTGGTCATTGACCCTGCCGGATTGCGATGCGGCGCTGATGCCCATTCTGTATTCCATCCCTATGCAGCTGCTTGCCTATTACACGGCGGTGGCAAAGGGCACGGATGTGGACCAGCCCCGTAATCTCGCGAAAAGCGTGACGGTGGAGTAGGCGCAAGCAACATGATTGTTGCTTCTGGCACGCTTGCTTGCTAAGATAAATCCATGAAAACGCAGCTCCTTTCAACCACCCTGACCAGCCAAGCCCTTGGCGGTTATGGCTATTTTGCGTTTAGCTGGTTCCGGTAGCCCCGGAAACATAGAGCTTTTTATCCCCCCTGAAATTTGTTCTAACCATATGCCGGCATCGTTCGGCAGCTAACCGATATGTGTGTGCGATGACAAAAACA includes:
- the glmS gene encoding glutamine--fructose-6-phosphate transaminase (isomerizing), translated to MCGIVGILAQRPVAGLLVEGLRRLEYRGYDSAGIATLVNGHIGRARAEGKLNNLADKLEKTPLAGTVGIGHTRWATHGRPTEENAHPHATDRVALVHNGIIENYRELRDELAAKQHRFVSDTDTETVAHLITDYLVQGMTPQEATAAALKRLEGAFALGIVFAGHKDLLIGARRGSPLAVGYGSENDEMYLGSDAMALAPLTQRISYMEEGDWVELHPGKAIVHDCDDKIVERKIMQTALSGAVVGKGQYRHFMLKEIFEQPAVIGDTVHALVTADNKLSLPAMPFDWKDIPRLTIIGCGTAYYAGKVAKYWFEQIARLPTEIDIASEFRYREALLAPGGVTVAITQSGETADTLAALNFAKKENQKILSIVNVPHSTIARQSDIVVPTLAGPEIGVASTKAFTTQLTVLLCLAIGAAQARGAITPERATALLRGLREMPAKVNEILQHHDKLQQFAHELAEAHDVLYLGRGPLYPIALEGALKLKEVSYIHAEGYASGEMKHGPIALIDESVPIVMMAPKDALFEKTVSNLEEVRARGARTLVFGDKAAMDRLAGKSNWSLTLPDCDAALMPILYSIPMQLLAYYTAVAKGTDVDQPRNLAKSVTVE